The following is a genomic window from Chryseobacterium sp. StRB126.
ACTGATGAAAATATTTTTACAATGAGAATGTTTTATACTGTTTTGTATAAACTCCTGAGTGATTCTCAATAATAGATTTTTATGAACAAAACCCAGATCCAGATGTTCAAAATTATGTTCAAAACTGATAAGACATCTTTTTAATGAATTGGTATTATCAACCTCCTCCTGTATCAGCGTTACAATTTCCTTTTGACTGATATTATCATCTGTTAATGTTTTTGAAAGGCTACGCAAATCCTGCAGAGACTGGTTGATAATCTGTGAAACCTGGTCAATTCTCTCATTGGCTTCCGGAACCTTATTCTCATAAAGCATTTGCTGAACATATAAACTCACCAACGTTAACTTTTGTCCGATATTGTCATGCAGCTCTCTTCCAATTTGCTGCATGGTGGCCTGCTGAATCTCCAACTGGGTAGAGAGAAGTTCTCTTTGGTGAATCTCGTTTTTCATTTCTATCTCATTAAGATATTCTTTCTTTCGCTGCCTGTAGTTTCTGATATAGATGGCTACAGCAACAGCAAACATTACAAAGAATGTATTAAAAAGGATGATCGTAATTATTAATTCTGCTTTCCCCATATGAATGAACTTGCAAATAAAAGATACATTATTGTTCCGGAAACCTGAAAATAAGCAAAATAAAGATCCCAAATATCTCTGTATTCCCAAAGAAGAGACATGAAGGTCATAAACGGAAGTGTTCCTATATAAAAAAGAGTATTACCTAGGTTGATATAAAACATCCTATTGGTGCTGAATTTTAGGATTTCCGTTGAATTAACCTGCTTATAATATTCCATCACTACAAGAACCATCAAAAATAGACAGCCTAAAGTATAATTGGGAGCATATACAACTTTTCTTTCTACGAAGAATGACATTTGTGGAATAAACGCAGCAAAATATAACAAAGAGAAGATATAGAATAGTTTTGGCTTTTGCAGAGACTTTATTGCGTATAACCAATAAAAGAAAATAAACTGCAATGGCATTACAAAGTAGTTGTAAAAAATAATTCTATCAATACGAAGATCCTCCTCAAACCATTTCACAGAAGATTCGCATAGGAAAATGGCAATAAGATACAATGCGAAAAGTTTCCAATGCAGTTTTTTTTCACGGTTAAAATAAATAATGGATACTAAAGCTGCGATAGCCTCTCCAGTATACATAAATTGTGAGAAAAACCTTTGGAATTCAGTCATAGTTTATAATAAGTTTCTTGTAATTAATACTAAAGCATTCCCAGCGAACTTGCAGGAGGAGATAAAGTTCCCTGATTTTCTCCAAGACCCTTGGGTTGTGGATTTTTTCCTCGAGCATAAAGCGCTGTGCTTAATGATTTTCCGTTTGAGTTTTGTAAAGCATGAAAATCATAATTAATAATTTCTCCTTCTTCATTCTCTTTTTTCAAAGTAGGAACCATTACAAGAGTATGTCTTTCAGAATACTCTTGTGGAACGGGGTGGCTCTCCATGATATCCCAATTCTCAATTTTCGGATAGGCAGCATAATAAAACCTGATTCCTAAATCTTCTTGAGTACATTCTGGGTTTATTTTACTGGCTTCACGTTCTATCTGATTGATGAAATTTTTCAGCTTTGGAAGATCAAACCAGATACAGTGAGCGTCTGTTATACCCATAGCTTCGTTGATCGCATTCATTTGGTTCTGGCGATAGTTGTCAATAAGAGCTTTAATCAGATCATTTGACATTACTCCTGATCCCGAAGGATCATGTTCATTAGTAGATTTTGTTTTCATACCTTAGTTTTATAATGGAATATCCGTATTTCTGCAAATTTCGTAAAAAAATACTGTAGAAAGTAGAATAGGGAATAGGGAATTACACTGTTATTTTTACCGTGTTTTTACGGGTTGTGTATTTAAAGAAAAAAGATAAAGGTAAAACTAAGCGATTTTCATAAAAAAAGCGGAGAGAAATTCTCCGCCTTACTTTAAATACAAGGGTATCTTCTAGGGTCTCTGCAAATCATTCCTGATGTGCAGCATAGGCCGCTAGGGCAGTTCCAGTTTTCATCACATTCAATAATAGGAAGAAGCAGTCCGCCTTCGATTTTCTTTAATTCTTGTCTTTTTAACTTTTTCATACTGATTTTGTTTAAGTTATTGATTTGTTAGAACGTTAAATTTAATAATATTTCACGTTAAAAAGATATAAATTATGAAAAGTATTTATTGTTTATAACTCATTCTATGATTATAATTCGTTCATAACTGATTTGTTGAAGGAAGATCAAATGGTTTTATACAAAAAATAAGTGCCGCAGATTTCTCTACAGCACTCATTTACAAAAATTAATGTATATGAAAAAAAACTACTTTATTCTTTTATTGTTCAGTAGGCCTGAATACCAATCCTGTTTCTACAAAATAATCCAGTGTAATTCTGTCACCGTCATGTACATTTCCTGCAAGGATTTCTTTAGACAGTTTATTTAATACTTCCTGTTGGATTACTCTTTTTAGAGGTCTTGCTCCAAATGCTGGATCATATCCTTTTTCCATCAAATAATCTACTGCATCCTGAGTGAATGTCATGATGATGTTACGTTTTGCCAACATCTCATTAAATCCTCTCAACTGATACTGAACAATTTTTCCAATCTCTTTCTTTCTCAAAGGTTGGAAGAGTACAATCTCATCAATTCTGTTTAGGAATTCCGGACGTAATGTTTGTTTCAATAAATCAAAAACTTCATCTTTGGTTTTATCCACAATTTCATCCTGGTTTTCCTCAGTTAGATTCTCAAAATTTTCCTGAATCAGGTGTGAACCTAAATTCGAAGTCATAATGATGATAGAATTTTTGAAATTCACTACACGGCCTTTGTTATCTGTTAAACGACCATCATCTAAAACCTGTAGCAGAGTGTTGAAAACATCCGGGTGGGCTTTTTCAATCTCATCCAAAAGAACCACGGAATAAGGTCTTCTTCTTACTGCTTCAGTTAATTGTCCGCCTTCATCATATCCAACATATCCCGGAGGCGCACCTACCAATCTGGAAACACTATGACGTTCCTGATATTCACTCATATCAATTCTGGTCATATTGTTTTCATCATCAAATAAGAATTCGGCCAGTGCTTTTGCAAGCTCAGTTTTACCAACACCAGTTGTTCCCAGGAATAGGAATGATCCGATTGGCTTTTTATCATCACTCAATCCTGCTCTGTTTCTTCTGATAGCATCAGCTACAGCCTGGATCGCTTCATCCTGTCCTACCACTCTGTGGTGAAGTTCAGATTCCAGATTCAATAGCTTATCTCTTTCAGATTGTAATAACTTGGTTACAGGAATACCTGTCCATTTTGCAATGACTTCAGAGATATTTTCAGAAGTTACTTCCTCTTTGATAAGCTCATTTTGGTGGTTTTGCATTTCCAATTCAACTTTAGCAAGCTCATCTTCTTTTTCACGAAGTTTTCCATATTGGATTTCCGCTACTTTGGCATAGTCTCCGGTTCTGGAAGCTCTTTCTGCTTCTAACTTCAGAGATTCAATATCTTTTTTGATCTGAGTAAGATCTTCACTTTTCTGTTTTTCTTTCAGCCATTTGGCATTAAT
Proteins encoded in this region:
- a CDS encoding sensor histidine kinase is translated as MGKAELIITIILFNTFFVMFAVAVAIYIRNYRQRKKEYLNEIEMKNEIHQRELLSTQLEIQQATMQQIGRELHDNIGQKLTLVSLYVQQMLYENKVPEANERIDQVSQIINQSLQDLRSLSKTLTDDNISQKEIVTLIQEEVDNTNSLKRCLISFEHNFEHLDLGFVHKNLLLRITQEFIQNSIKHSHCKNIFISLNTSENTLWELTIRDDGIGFDTTQTKSNGIGLTNMKNRAEIIGADFLLESEKNTGTQLNIILKKQL